The proteins below come from a single Streptomyces sp. B3I8 genomic window:
- a CDS encoding beta/gamma crystallin domain-containing protein, with amino-acid sequence MLSRKLRLALPVAAAAVMAAVVPTGTAHAIDRVNCGPSDYLQIWYHFPLGETKTRCFANKGYYDFTTVSEGVVWVEKISTGNNAVRFYDTNGSTRDYRKNFIITFPNNPPEMAHIEIL; translated from the coding sequence ATGCTGTCCAGGAAACTGCGCCTCGCCCTCCCCGTCGCCGCGGCCGCCGTCATGGCCGCCGTGGTGCCGACCGGAACAGCGCACGCCATCGACCGCGTGAACTGCGGCCCGTCCGACTACCTGCAGATCTGGTACCACTTCCCCCTCGGCGAAACGAAGACGAGGTGCTTCGCGAACAAGGGCTACTACGACTTCACAACCGTGTCGGAGGGCGTTGTGTGGGTCGAAAAGATTTCGACCGGAAACAACGCGGTGAGGTTCTACGACACCAACGGCTCGACGCGCGACTACCGCAAGAATTTCATCATCACGTTCCCCAACAACCCGCCTGAGATGGCACACATCGAGATTCTGTAG
- a CDS encoding beta/gamma crystallin domain-containing protein: MLSRKLRLALPVAAAAVLAAVVPTGSAHAISGVPCGPSDYLQVWDHHIDPIFHAPVVGQWCFANKGRADFGSGIWVDKISTGNNAVRYYDVNGTVVSYPKNFIITFPNNPPHVGAIEIL, translated from the coding sequence ATGCTGTCCAGGAAACTGCGCCTCGCCCTCCCCGTCGCTGCCGCCGCCGTCTTGGCCGCCGTGGTTCCCACGGGCAGTGCCCACGCCATCAGCGGCGTGCCCTGCGGCCCGTCCGACTACCTTCAGGTGTGGGACCACCACATCGACCCCATTTTCCATGCGCCCGTCGTGGGACAGTGGTGCTTCGCGAACAAGGGCAGGGCGGATTTCGGGTCCGGCATCTGGGTCGACAAGATCTCGACCGGAAACAACGCGGTCAGGTACTACGACGTCAATGGCACCGTCGTCTCCTATCCCAAGAACTTCATCATCACGTTCCCCAACAACCCTCCGCACGTGGGCGCCATCGAGATCCTGTAG
- the rsgA gene encoding ribosome small subunit-dependent GTPase A, translating to MSSSSLSSSLPSPASSHPLAPYGWDASWESEFTPYAEQGLLAGRVVRVDRGQCDVVTADGVLRADTAFVTPHDPLRVVCTGDWVAVEPAGDPRYVRDCLPRRSAFVRSTSSKRSEGQILAANVDHAVVAVSLAAELDLARVERFLALAWESGARPLVVLTKADLVGDPVTVSHLVEDVEGAAPGVPVCAVSALGGDGLDVLGAAVAGGTSVLLGQSGAGKSTLANALVGEDVMRVHATRDVDGKGRHTTTTRNLLVLPGGGVLIDTPGLRGVGLWDAEAGVGQVFAEIEELARECRFHDCAHGTEPGCAVLAALDDGRLAQRRLDSYRKLQRENQWIVAKTDARVRAELRRDWKRKGAQGRAAMELKRGRRG from the coding sequence TTGTCTTCCTCCTCTCTTTCGAGCTCTCTCCCGAGCCCGGCTTCGTCGCATCCGCTGGCCCCGTACGGCTGGGATGCGAGCTGGGAGTCCGAGTTCACCCCGTACGCCGAACAGGGGCTGCTGGCCGGGCGGGTCGTGCGTGTCGACCGGGGGCAGTGTGACGTTGTCACGGCGGACGGCGTGCTGCGGGCCGACACCGCGTTCGTCACGCCGCACGATCCGTTGCGGGTCGTCTGCACCGGTGACTGGGTCGCCGTCGAGCCCGCCGGTGATCCGCGGTACGTGCGTGACTGCCTGCCACGGCGGTCGGCATTCGTACGGTCCACCTCGTCCAAGCGGTCCGAGGGGCAGATCCTCGCCGCCAACGTCGACCACGCCGTCGTCGCCGTGTCGCTCGCCGCGGAGCTCGACCTCGCTCGCGTCGAGCGGTTCCTCGCGCTGGCCTGGGAGAGCGGGGCGCGGCCCCTGGTCGTGTTGACCAAGGCCGATCTCGTGGGCGATCCCGTGACGGTGTCCCACCTCGTCGAGGACGTCGAGGGCGCCGCGCCCGGGGTGCCGGTATGTGCCGTCAGCGCGCTGGGCGGCGACGGGCTCGACGTCCTCGGTGCCGCTGTCGCCGGCGGTACCTCCGTGCTGCTCGGGCAGTCCGGGGCGGGCAAGTCGACGCTCGCCAACGCTCTGGTCGGCGAGGACGTCATGCGCGTCCACGCCACACGTGACGTGGACGGCAAGGGCCGTCATACGACCACCACGCGCAACCTGCTCGTGCTGCCCGGCGGCGGCGTCCTCATCGACACCCCCGGGCTCCGGGGGGTCGGGCTGTGGGACGCCGAGGCCGGGGTCGGCCAGGTGTTCGCGGAGATCGAGGAGCTGGCGCGGGAGTGCCGGTTCCACGACTGCGCGCACGGCACCGAACCCGGCTGCGCCGTGCTGGCCGCGCTCGACGACGGCCGGCTGGCGCAGCGGCGACTGGACAGCTACCGCAAGCTCCAGCGCGAGAACCAGTGGATCGTCGCCAAGACCGACGCCCGGGTCCGGGCGGAGCTGCGCCGGGACTGGAAGCGGAAGGGGGCACAGGGGCGCGCGGCGATGGAGCTCAAGCGCGGACGCCGGGGATGA
- a CDS encoding helix-turn-helix domain-containing protein, whose amino-acid sequence MLAAIGLDETHEAAYRALVSVGAADIPDLARRLTLGEHDTERALRRLERHGLAAQSSSRPGRWVAAPPGVALGALLTQHRHELEKAELTAASLVEEYRARAAEPTVHDLVEVVTGAAAVAQRFLQLQLGATDEVQALVTGVPMAVTAAENHAEEQAAARGVRYRVVVERAVLDGPAAVGELSAALGRDERVRVAERVPTKLVVADRTLAMVPLVSSPDAEPAALVVHASGLLEVLSGLFETVWREALPLRLGRDGSVEEQRPEGPDGTDLEILSLLLAGLTDASVAKQLDLGLRTVQRRVRHLMEIAGVTTRLQLGWQAYERGWVARR is encoded by the coding sequence ATGCTCGCAGCGATCGGTCTGGACGAGACGCACGAGGCGGCGTACCGCGCCCTGGTGTCGGTGGGTGCCGCCGACATACCCGACCTGGCGCGGCGGCTCACGCTCGGCGAGCACGACACGGAGCGCGCCCTGCGGCGCCTGGAACGGCACGGTCTGGCTGCCCAGTCCTCCTCCCGGCCCGGCCGCTGGGTTGCCGCACCGCCCGGTGTCGCGCTCGGCGCCCTGCTCACCCAGCACCGGCACGAGCTGGAGAAGGCGGAGCTGACGGCGGCGTCACTGGTCGAGGAGTACAGGGCGCGGGCGGCGGAGCCGACGGTGCACGACCTGGTGGAGGTGGTGACCGGCGCGGCGGCGGTCGCACAGCGGTTCCTGCAGCTCCAGTTGGGCGCGACGGACGAGGTGCAGGCGTTGGTCACCGGCGTGCCCATGGCGGTCACGGCGGCCGAGAACCACGCGGAGGAGCAGGCCGCCGCCCGGGGTGTGCGCTACCGCGTGGTGGTGGAGCGGGCGGTGCTCGACGGCCCGGCCGCCGTCGGTGAACTGTCGGCCGCGCTGGGCCGGGACGAGCGGGTACGGGTCGCGGAGCGGGTGCCGACGAAGCTGGTCGTCGCCGACCGCACGCTCGCCATGGTGCCGCTGGTCTCCTCGCCCGACGCCGAGCCGGCCGCGCTGGTCGTGCACGCCAGCGGACTGCTGGAGGTGCTGTCGGGACTGTTCGAGACGGTGTGGCGGGAGGCGCTGCCGCTGCGCCTGGGCCGTGACGGCTCCGTGGAGGAACAGCGGCCGGAGGGGCCCGACGGCACGGACCTGGAGATCCTCTCCCTGCTCCTGGCCGGCCTGACCGACGCGAGCGTGGCCAAGCAGCTCGACCTGGGCCTGCGCACGGTGCAGCGCCGGGTGCGGCACCTGATGGAGATCGCCGGGGTGACGACCCGGCTCCAACTGGGCTGGCAGGCCTACGAACGGGGCTGGGTGGCCCGGCGGTGA
- a CDS encoding protein phosphatase 2C domain-containing protein, with the protein MSQQGESRERPIGREDDWWRELYDGSAQDAGPSAAGDSLDDRFASAGAVVEDAGADVGADAGDDIEAGIGAGDGEDFEDEYRPWGGSGAVAHEADVPPAPPAPPAPSGPPAPSGAQAPTTPPVPASPPAASAPPPPTPAAPPAPVSSRGPEDAVPPPSAPPRVPASVLHVGSGPPTYDAEPTALPLSDPDVLRDVVPDTVLDGARYGACTVRAVSLRGDSGRFRGEPRRDALLTARFGGGDDALVFVAVATGARGTPGAHRAAAELCRHIGRAVGRSHGRLAEDIRAGRRGDLKSGLQRLTDRSLGRLRADAVEQGLDPDTYHAALRCLLLPADPECRVRVFFGAGDGGLFRLRDGEWQDIEPRAGDGAGAVPGSGGGDRLTMDLGIAAPPSPYRPAPEPPRAPFRFRASVARPGDVLLLCTAGLADPLRGEPELARHLTDRWAGGEPPGLAAFLADAQVRVKGYADDRTAAAVWEKG; encoded by the coding sequence ATGAGCCAGCAGGGGGAGAGCCGGGAGCGGCCCATCGGCCGGGAGGACGACTGGTGGCGGGAGCTGTACGACGGTTCCGCGCAGGACGCGGGGCCGAGCGCGGCGGGTGACTCCCTGGACGACCGGTTCGCCTCGGCGGGAGCGGTCGTGGAGGACGCGGGGGCGGATGTCGGGGCGGATGCCGGAGACGACATCGAGGCCGGTATCGGGGCAGGCGACGGGGAGGACTTCGAGGACGAGTACCGTCCATGGGGCGGTTCCGGTGCGGTCGCCCACGAAGCCGACGTGCCTCCGGCACCCCCGGCACCCCCGGCACCGTCAGGCCCTCCGGCACCGTCCGGCGCGCAGGCACCGACCACGCCGCCGGTACCGGCAAGCCCTCCGGCGGCTTCCGCACCCCCGCCTCCGACACCTGCGGCACCCCCGGCTCCCGTGTCCTCGCGCGGACCGGAGGACGCGGTCCCGCCGCCCTCGGCGCCGCCCCGTGTCCCCGCGAGCGTCCTCCACGTGGGGTCCGGGCCGCCCACCTACGACGCCGAGCCCACCGCGCTCCCGCTGTCCGACCCGGACGTGCTGCGGGACGTCGTCCCGGACACCGTGCTGGACGGAGCCCGGTACGGGGCCTGCACGGTGCGGGCCGTCTCGCTGCGGGGCGATTCCGGGCGATTCCGCGGTGAGCCGCGGCGGGACGCGCTGCTCACGGCCCGCTTCGGCGGGGGCGACGACGCGTTGGTGTTCGTCGCCGTGGCCACCGGCGCCCGCGGCACCCCCGGCGCGCACCGTGCCGCCGCCGAGCTGTGCCGGCACATCGGCCGCGCCGTCGGCCGCAGCCACGGACGGCTCGCCGAGGACATCCGCGCCGGGCGCCGCGGCGACCTGAAGTCGGGGCTGCAACGCCTCACCGACCGCTCCCTCGGCCGGCTCCGCGCCGACGCCGTCGAGCAGGGGCTGGACCCGGACACGTACCACGCCGCCCTGCGCTGTCTGCTGCTCCCGGCCGACCCCGAGTGCCGGGTCCGCGTCTTCTTCGGGGCCGGTGACGGCGGGCTGTTCCGGCTGCGGGACGGCGAGTGGCAGGACATCGAGCCGCGGGCCGGTGACGGCGCCGGTGCCGTCCCCGGGTCCGGGGGCGGGGACCGGCTCACCATGGACCTCGGCATCGCCGCCCCGCCGAGCCCGTACCGGCCCGCCCCCGAACCGCCCCGCGCGCCCTTCCGCTTCCGGGCCTCCGTCGCCCGCCCGGGTGACGTCCTGCTGCTATGCACCGCGGGCCTCGCCGACCCCCTGCGCGGTGAGCCGGAGCTGGCCCGGCACCTGACGGACCGCTGGGCCGGTGGCGAACCCCCCGGCCTCGCCGCGTTCCTCGCCGACGCCCAGGTCCGGGTCAAGGGCTACGCGGACGACCGTACGGCCGCGGCGGTCTGGGAGAAGGGGTAG
- a CDS encoding pyruvate dehydrogenase, whose protein sequence is MAKQNVAEQFVDILARAGVRRLYGVVGDSLNPVVDAVRRHSGMDWVHVRHEETAAFAAGAEAQITGRLTACAGSSGPGNLHLVNGLYDAHRSMAPVLALASHIPAGEIGLGYFQETHPDQLFRECSHYSELISNTRQMPRLLQTAIQHAVGQGGVSVVALPGDIAGEPVSERAAETALVTSRPTVRPGDAEIDRLVDMIDAADRVTLFCGSGTAGAHAEVMEFAGLIKSPVGHALRGKEWIQYDNPFDVGMSGLLGYGAAYEATHECELLILLGTDFPYNAFLPHDVKIAQVDVRPERLGRRSKLDLAVWGDVRETLRCLIPRVREKKNRRFLDRMLKKHADALEGVVKAYTRKVDKHVPVHPEYVASVVDELAADDAVFTVDTGMCNVWAARYLSPNGRRRIIGSFSHGSMANALPMAIGAQFTDRRRQVISLSGDGGFSMLMGDFLTLVQYDLPVKVVLFNNSSLGMVELEMLVAGLPSHGTTNKNPDFAAVARACGAHGVRVEKPKDLPGALKDAFKHKGPALVDVVTDPNALSIPPKISAEMVTGFALSASKMVLDGGVGRMLQMARSNLRNVPRP, encoded by the coding sequence ATGGCCAAGCAGAACGTCGCCGAGCAGTTCGTCGACATCCTGGCGCGTGCCGGGGTCAGGCGGCTGTACGGGGTGGTCGGGGACAGCCTGAACCCCGTGGTGGACGCCGTGCGCCGGCACTCCGGCATGGACTGGGTGCACGTACGGCACGAGGAGACCGCCGCCTTCGCGGCCGGGGCCGAGGCGCAGATCACCGGCCGGCTGACCGCCTGCGCCGGCTCCAGCGGGCCCGGCAACCTGCACCTCGTCAACGGCCTCTACGACGCCCACCGTTCGATGGCCCCCGTCCTCGCCCTCGCCTCGCACATCCCCGCCGGTGAGATCGGCCTCGGCTACTTCCAGGAGACCCACCCCGACCAGCTCTTCCGCGAGTGCAGCCACTACAGCGAGCTGATCTCCAACACCCGGCAGATGCCACGGCTGCTGCAGACCGCGATCCAGCACGCGGTCGGGCAGGGCGGGGTGAGCGTCGTGGCGCTGCCGGGCGACATCGCCGGTGAGCCCGTGTCCGAGCGGGCCGCCGAGACCGCGCTGGTCACCTCCCGGCCGACCGTCCGGCCCGGCGACGCGGAGATCGACCGGCTGGTCGACATGATCGACGCCGCCGACCGGGTCACCCTCTTCTGCGGCAGCGGCACCGCCGGTGCGCACGCCGAGGTGATGGAGTTCGCCGGGCTGATCAAGTCGCCCGTCGGGCACGCCCTGCGCGGCAAGGAGTGGATCCAGTACGACAACCCGTTCGACGTCGGGATGAGCGGTCTGCTCGGGTACGGGGCCGCCTACGAGGCCACCCACGAGTGCGAGCTGCTGATCCTGCTCGGCACGGACTTCCCGTACAACGCCTTCCTGCCCCACGACGTGAAGATCGCCCAGGTCGACGTCCGCCCCGAGCGTCTCGGCCGCCGCTCCAAGCTGGACCTCGCGGTCTGGGGCGACGTGCGGGAGACCCTGCGGTGCCTGATCCCGCGCGTGCGGGAGAAGAAGAACCGCCGCTTCCTGGACCGGATGCTGAAGAAGCACGCCGACGCGCTGGAGGGGGTCGTCAAGGCCTACACCCGCAAGGTCGACAAGCACGTCCCCGTCCACCCCGAGTACGTGGCCTCCGTCGTCGACGAACTCGCCGCCGACGACGCCGTGTTCACCGTCGACACGGGGATGTGCAACGTGTGGGCCGCACGGTACCTCTCGCCCAACGGCCGCCGCCGGATCATCGGGTCGTTCTCGCACGGTTCCATGGCCAACGCGCTGCCCATGGCGATCGGCGCGCAGTTCACCGACCGCAGACGGCAGGTGATCTCGCTCTCCGGCGACGGCGGGTTCAGCATGCTGATGGGCGACTTCCTCACCCTCGTCCAGTACGACCTGCCGGTGAAGGTCGTACTGTTCAACAACTCCTCGCTCGGCATGGTCGAGTTGGAGATGCTGGTCGCCGGACTCCCCTCGCACGGCACCACCAACAAGAACCCCGACTTCGCCGCGGTGGCCCGCGCCTGTGGCGCCCACGGGGTCCGCGTGGAGAAGCCCAAGGACCTCCCCGGCGCGCTGAAGGACGCCTTCAAGCACAAGGGTCCGGCTCTCGTCGACGTCGTCACCGACCCCAACGCCCTGTCGATCCCGCCGAAGATCAGCGCGGAGATGGTCACCGGGTTCGCGCTGTCCGCCTCGAAGATGGTCCTCGACGGCGGCGTCGGCCGCATGCTGCAGATGGCCCGATCCAACCTGCGCAACGTGCCCCGCCCCTGA
- a CDS encoding ATP-binding protein, with the protein MSEVRRELRELLDDRAEPDRSAVAELLTSELVANALVHTDREAVVTAVVSGGELHVEVRDFAESGPTPRPSPAQEEPDAAVQRTNGRGLVLVRALADAWGVRAHGVGKTVWFELTDLTTGAASGLTTDRAAVDTAAVDAAAEPTAAGAAGRATGEAPDVGAVRGLSLDGDAA; encoded by the coding sequence GTGTCCGAAGTGCGGCGTGAACTGCGCGAGTTGCTGGACGACCGGGCGGAGCCGGACCGCTCCGCCGTCGCCGAGCTGCTCACCAGCGAGCTGGTCGCCAACGCCCTCGTGCACACCGACCGCGAGGCGGTCGTCACGGCCGTCGTCTCGGGGGGCGAACTACACGTGGAGGTGCGGGACTTCGCGGAGAGCGGGCCCACGCCCCGGCCCTCTCCCGCGCAGGAGGAGCCGGACGCGGCCGTGCAGCGGACGAACGGCCGGGGGCTGGTGCTGGTGCGCGCCCTCGCCGACGCCTGGGGGGTGCGCGCGCATGGTGTGGGCAAGACGGTGTGGTTCGAACTGACCGATCTGACGACCGGTGCGGCATCCGGCCTGACGACAGATCGGGCGGCTGTCGATACTGCGGCTGTCGATGCGGCGGCCGAACCGACGGCCGCCGGTGCGGCGGGTCGTGCGACTGGCGAGGCGCCGGACGTGGGGGCGGTGAGGGGGCTCTCACTGGACGGGGACGCGGCCTGA
- a CDS encoding DUF2637 domain-containing protein encodes MRLTDISLNWLLPGGVLLLGMLAAVAVLARGKRTTGESASADDSWERAEERRRRKEALYGTASYVLLFCCAAVAAALSFHGLVGFGQQNLGLTGGWEYLVPFGLDGAAMFCSVLAVREASHGDAALGSRILVWTFAGAAAWFNWVHAPRGVAHAGAPQFFSGMSLSAAVLFDRALKQTRRAALREQGLVPRPLPQIRVVRWLRAPRETYKAWSLMLLEGVRSLDEAVEEVREDQRQKEQNRLRRREQEKLDRAHLKAISRGHRGLPGRGGGGGHQVEVERAPAQADPAIPKAELPARAARPSLQPVRPGGSDSVTVDLTSEDDTQALPRLDSLERKLKDLEQQFG; translated from the coding sequence ATGAGATTGACCGACATATCGCTGAACTGGCTGCTGCCGGGCGGCGTACTGCTCCTGGGCATGCTGGCGGCGGTGGCGGTGCTCGCGCGCGGCAAGCGCACCACGGGGGAGAGCGCGAGCGCGGACGACTCGTGGGAGCGTGCCGAGGAGCGCCGCAGGCGCAAGGAGGCACTGTACGGCACCGCCTCCTACGTGCTGCTGTTCTGCTGTGCGGCGGTCGCCGCCGCCCTCTCCTTCCACGGCCTGGTCGGCTTCGGCCAGCAGAACCTCGGCCTCACCGGCGGCTGGGAGTACCTCGTCCCGTTCGGTCTGGACGGCGCGGCCATGTTCTGCTCGGTGCTCGCGGTACGTGAGGCCAGCCATGGCGACGCGGCGCTCGGCTCCCGGATACTGGTGTGGACGTTCGCCGGTGCCGCGGCCTGGTTCAACTGGGTGCACGCGCCCAGGGGTGTCGCCCACGCGGGCGCACCGCAGTTCTTCTCCGGCATGTCGCTCTCCGCGGCCGTGCTGTTCGACCGCGCGCTGAAGCAGACCCGCCGGGCCGCCCTGCGTGAGCAGGGCCTGGTGCCGCGGCCGCTGCCGCAGATCCGCGTCGTCCGCTGGCTGCGGGCGCCCCGCGAGACGTACAAGGCGTGGTCGCTGATGCTGCTCGAGGGCGTGCGGAGCCTGGACGAGGCCGTCGAGGAGGTCCGCGAGGACCAGCGCCAGAAGGAGCAGAACCGACTGCGCCGGCGCGAGCAGGAGAAGCTGGACCGCGCCCATTTGAAGGCGATCAGCCGCGGCCACCGCGGGCTGCCCGGCCGCGGCGGTGGCGGCGGCCACCAGGTCGAGGTGGAACGGGCGCCCGCGCAGGCGGACCCCGCGATACCCAAGGCGGAGCTGCCCGCGCGCGCCGCCCGCCCCTCCCTGCAGCCCGTCCGGCCCGGCGGCTCGGACTCCGTCACCGTCGACCTCACATCGGAGGACGACACACAGGCTCTCCCTCGGCTCGACTCGCTGGAGCGCAAGCTCAAGGACCTGGAGCAGCAGTTCGGCTGA
- a CDS encoding (2Fe-2S)-binding protein produces the protein MLLSTAARPADRTVPDTAAPRTAAAVLAESYERTAEALPWITFLPLGPDEPLPEGDTWVGAAALARDPEALDAYLTWDREQVLRDHGRPGRPDVVAGFGLHRYAWPACLLFTLPWFLHRRVPHLPVERVAHDREHGRIAARPAGFACLPGDPAASVPGARVLRDEDALRAELRSAVAEHLGPVLDAFGPVMRRRGRGLWGMATDEMTEGLWYVGNLLGEERRAVRELEALLPGTEKPYAGSPAFRELTGPRGESLTTRDRVSCCLFYTLNPRDTCVTCPRTCDQDRVAKLTTPAVG, from the coding sequence ATGCTCCTGTCCACGGCCGCCCGCCCCGCCGACCGCACCGTCCCGGACACCGCGGCCCCCCGCACGGCCGCCGCCGTTCTCGCCGAGTCGTACGAGCGCACAGCCGAGGCACTCCCCTGGATCACCTTCCTCCCGCTCGGACCGGACGAGCCGCTGCCCGAGGGCGACACCTGGGTCGGCGCCGCGGCGCTCGCACGGGACCCCGAGGCGCTGGACGCGTATCTGACGTGGGACAGGGAGCAGGTCCTGCGGGACCACGGCCGGCCCGGCCGCCCGGACGTCGTGGCCGGCTTCGGTCTGCACCGCTACGCCTGGCCGGCCTGTCTGCTGTTCACGCTCCCCTGGTTCCTGCACCGCAGGGTGCCGCACCTGCCCGTGGAGCGGGTCGCCCACGACCGCGAGCACGGCAGGATCGCCGCCCGCCCCGCCGGCTTCGCCTGCCTGCCCGGCGACCCGGCGGCCTCGGTGCCCGGCGCCCGCGTCCTACGGGACGAGGATGCCCTGCGCGCGGAGCTGCGGTCGGCGGTGGCGGAGCACCTGGGGCCGGTCCTGGACGCCTTCGGCCCGGTGATGCGGCGTCGCGGCCGGGGCCTGTGGGGCATGGCGACGGACGAGATGACGGAGGGGCTCTGGTACGTCGGCAACCTGCTCGGCGAGGAGCGGCGGGCCGTGCGCGAGCTGGAGGCGCTGCTGCCGGGCACGGAGAAGCCGTACGCCGGCTCCCCCGCGTTCCGCGAACTGACCGGCCCGCGGGGCGAGTCGCTGACCACCCGGGACCGGGTGAGCTGCTGCCTCTTCTACACACTGAACCCGCGCGACACCTGCGTCACCTGCCCTCGGACCTGCGACCAGGACCGCGTCGCCAAGTTGACGACTCCCGCGGTCGGCTGA
- a CDS encoding GntR family transcriptional regulator encodes MEQAASRRPADSLGFTDSRPAEPRPAARPRAVGPERSRPAAEGAARGEHTHAEFPIPSPRADGRPVVRRTSVRGQVLEALRAALVAGELEPGEVYSAPVLGERFGVSATPVREAMQQLALEGAVEVVPNRGFRVVERCARELAELAEIRALLEVPVVLRLARTVSAGRWAELRPLAEATVRAASGGDPGAYAEADRAFHRAVLGLAGNEQLVRLADDLRRRAQGPGPVRGGARGVGGAARHGRAALVADAAEHTALLDALIAQDAGAVGVLVGEHFGGPTGSM; translated from the coding sequence GTGGAACAGGCCGCTTCACGTCGTCCCGCCGACAGCCTCGGGTTCACGGACTCCCGCCCTGCCGAACCGCGTCCGGCCGCGCGGCCGCGGGCCGTCGGCCCCGAGCGGAGCCGTCCCGCCGCCGAGGGGGCCGCGCGGGGCGAGCACACGCACGCCGAGTTCCCGATCCCGTCGCCCCGGGCGGACGGGCGGCCCGTCGTACGGCGTACGTCGGTCCGGGGGCAGGTGCTGGAGGCGTTGCGGGCGGCGCTGGTCGCCGGGGAACTGGAGCCGGGCGAGGTGTACTCGGCGCCCGTGCTCGGCGAGCGGTTCGGGGTCTCCGCGACGCCGGTGCGCGAGGCGATGCAGCAGCTCGCGCTGGAGGGCGCGGTCGAGGTCGTTCCCAACCGGGGGTTCCGGGTGGTCGAGCGGTGCGCCCGCGAGTTGGCCGAGCTGGCGGAGATACGGGCGTTGCTGGAGGTGCCGGTGGTGCTGCGGCTCGCCCGTACGGTGTCGGCGGGGCGCTGGGCGGAGTTGCGGCCGCTGGCCGAGGCGACGGTACGGGCTGCCTCCGGCGGTGACCCGGGGGCGTACGCGGAGGCGGACCGGGCGTTCCACCGGGCGGTACTGGGGCTCGCGGGCAACGAGCAGTTGGTGCGGCTCGCGGACGATCTGCGTCGGCGGGCGCAGGGGCCGGGGCCGGTGCGCGGGGGTGCGCGGGGTGTGGGCGGTGCGGCGCGCCACGGGCGGGCGGCGCTTGTCGCCGACGCGGCGGAGCATACGGCGTTGCTGGACGCGTTGATCGCGCAGGACGCGGGGGCGGTGGGGGTGTTGGTGGGGGAGCACTTCGGCGGTCCGACCGGGAGTATGTGA